The Streptomyces spororaveus genome includes a region encoding these proteins:
- a CDS encoding DUF6059 family protein produces the protein MLHAKRWKSRTVLVKVRRWFAEALLAYGATFIHGEEREAAVRLLTGPAPERSALRFLHEPPPGHPERLRPDIPLSEWELDLGRQLMAGYHRGEEGRTVA, from the coding sequence ATGCTACATGCGAAGCGGTGGAAGAGCCGGACCGTACTGGTCAAGGTCCGGCGCTGGTTCGCCGAGGCCCTGTTGGCCTACGGGGCGACCTTCATCCACGGAGAGGAGCGGGAGGCCGCCGTACGGCTTCTGACCGGGCCGGCTCCCGAGCGGTCGGCCCTCCGGTTCCTGCATGAACCGCCGCCGGGCCACCCCGAGCGGCTGCGCCCCGACATTCCGCTCAGCGAGTGGGAACTCGACCTGGGACGCCAGCTGATGGCCGGGTACCACCGCGGGGAGGAGGGCAGGACCGTGGCCTGA
- a CDS encoding TIGR02679 family protein, protein MNGTDATDGTPVDEERLRRLLGGPDLAWLLERVRRRLERGQQLTGPVSLATATAAQRAAAERLLGRAPSGGRALTVRLDAVDAVLVRSGISPGGLTAAVTALTGPVVPLEEVRRSEDRAWAQAYAPLTALAGEDPRLARWAGRVRDDGLVRRLARTPEAARPLLDQVARVLRALPAEPPRSLSVFAADLLGSAHSLDDGTPAATLCLSGIRALTGHPDGAGAAWRRAAWASAGLLRDDVSSTVLVLNLRGTPALDWMADVGDPCVLTLRQLAHRPPPTTPPVVHICENPAVLSAAADTHGPDGLPLVCLQGQPSAAALALLAHLHALGAAFRYHGDFDWGGLRIAMTLRAHVPWEPWRYTAADYRAAVAAAGPAPQPLTGAAAPSPWDPDLARALTEHGVRMEEEAVLDALLADLAGRGQDTP, encoded by the coding sequence GTGAACGGCACCGACGCCACCGACGGCACTCCGGTCGACGAGGAGCGCCTGCGCCGCCTCCTCGGCGGGCCCGACCTGGCCTGGCTGCTGGAGCGCGTACGCCGTCGGCTGGAGCGCGGGCAGCAGCTCACCGGGCCCGTCTCCCTCGCCACGGCCACCGCGGCCCAGCGGGCGGCGGCCGAGCGACTGCTGGGCCGGGCCCCGAGCGGCGGCAGGGCGCTGACCGTCCGGCTCGACGCCGTGGACGCCGTACTGGTCAGATCGGGTATCAGCCCCGGGGGCCTGACGGCGGCCGTGACCGCGCTCACCGGGCCGGTCGTCCCCCTCGAAGAGGTCCGCCGGAGCGAGGACCGGGCCTGGGCGCAGGCGTACGCTCCGCTCACCGCGCTCGCCGGGGAGGATCCGCGTCTCGCGCGCTGGGCCGGCCGGGTGCGCGACGACGGACTCGTACGGCGCCTCGCCCGTACGCCGGAGGCCGCACGGCCGCTCCTCGACCAGGTGGCCCGCGTCCTGCGCGCGCTGCCGGCCGAACCGCCGCGCTCCCTGTCCGTGTTCGCCGCCGACCTGCTGGGGAGCGCCCACTCACTGGACGACGGGACACCCGCGGCCACCCTGTGCCTCTCCGGGATCCGCGCCCTCACCGGGCATCCGGACGGGGCGGGCGCGGCATGGCGGCGGGCCGCCTGGGCCTCCGCCGGCCTGCTCCGGGACGACGTCTCCTCCACCGTCCTCGTCCTCAACCTCCGTGGGACACCGGCGCTGGACTGGATGGCCGACGTGGGCGACCCCTGCGTCCTCACCCTTCGCCAGCTCGCCCACCGTCCGCCGCCGACCACGCCGCCGGTGGTCCACATCTGCGAGAACCCGGCCGTCCTCTCGGCCGCGGCCGACACCCACGGCCCCGACGGGCTGCCGCTCGTGTGCCTGCAGGGCCAGCCGTCGGCCGCCGCCCTCGCCCTCCTGGCACACCTCCACGCGCTCGGTGCCGCCTTCCGCTACCACGGCGACTTCGACTGGGGCGGCCTGCGCATCGCCATGACGCTGCGCGCACACGTGCCGTGGGAGCCGTGGCGCTATACGGCCGCCGACTACCGGGCGGCGGTAGCCGCGGCCGGTCCCGCTCCCCAGCCCCTGACGGGGGCGGCGGCACCCTCACCGTGGGACCCGGATCTGGCACGGGCCCTCACGGAACACGGCGTGCGCATGGAGGAGGAAGCGGTGCTGGACGCGCTGCTGGCGGACCTCGCGGGCCGAGGGCAGGACACCCCCTAG
- a CDS encoding AMP-binding protein → MDGGPGPQDLAGRVASYAVRWPDRDAVIQVRGEHESRITYGELALRARRLASWLAARGAAGRRVVVAVEDGPTAAVAMLGCLLAGAVAVPVPPPSVSRAAALRTAAIVKDAEGLLALTERAYAAELTQSLSLAGLGAMECRAVDAWLPLPATDADEGRDADAGGALDAARGPARPRAGDPALLQYTSGSTSQPRGVMVTHGNLAVTMAAVQEAIGTDADSRIGGCLPLHHDLGLIGQLLHPLWLGATAVLMPPALLVRDPVRWLEEISRHGITAAAAPDSMYARCAAQVTDDRLAGLDLSRWRTAVDAAEPVSGATLLAFAERFATAGFDPAALAVGYGLAEATLLVAVSAPGEAVRGAGRAPVSCGPVRGAEVRVVDPETFEPLPDGSVGEIWLRGPAVTAGYWNRPVQTAETYGRRTAAGEGGFLRTGDLGMLADGELAVTGRLKDVMLVEGAAVHPHDLERVLLDNGRSFVSAAVFAVSEPSAPDRVVVVQEVRPTVRTTPDHLTDTVRRSLADEFGVTPHEVLLVRPGTVRRTTSGKIRRSAVRTMYLRGELRPLYVSGRAGG, encoded by the coding sequence ATGGACGGGGGACCGGGACCGCAGGACCTGGCGGGCAGGGTGGCGTCGTACGCGGTGCGGTGGCCGGACCGGGACGCCGTGATCCAGGTGCGGGGCGAGCACGAGAGCCGCATCACCTACGGGGAGCTCGCCCTGCGCGCCCGGCGGCTGGCGTCCTGGCTGGCCGCCCGCGGCGCGGCCGGGCGGCGGGTGGTCGTCGCCGTGGAGGACGGGCCGACGGCGGCCGTGGCCATGCTCGGCTGCCTGCTCGCGGGGGCGGTCGCCGTCCCCGTGCCGCCGCCGTCCGTCTCGCGCGCCGCCGCCCTGCGCACCGCGGCGATCGTCAAGGACGCCGAGGGGCTGCTGGCCCTCACCGAGCGGGCCTACGCGGCGGAGCTCACGCAGAGCCTCTCCCTGGCCGGTCTCGGCGCGATGGAGTGCCGGGCCGTGGACGCGTGGCTGCCGCTGCCCGCCACCGACGCCGACGAGGGCAGGGACGCCGATGCCGGCGGGGCCCTGGACGCGGCCCGCGGCCCGGCCCGGCCGAGGGCCGGTGACCCGGCGCTGCTCCAGTACACCTCGGGCTCCACGTCCCAGCCGCGCGGGGTGATGGTGACCCACGGGAACCTCGCCGTCACCATGGCCGCCGTCCAGGAGGCGATCGGCACCGACGCGGACTCGCGGATCGGTGGCTGCCTGCCGCTCCACCACGACCTGGGCCTGATCGGGCAGTTGCTCCACCCTCTGTGGCTGGGCGCCACCGCGGTGCTCATGCCGCCCGCCCTGCTCGTCCGTGATCCGGTGCGCTGGCTGGAGGAGATCAGCCGGCACGGGATCACCGCGGCGGCCGCGCCGGACTCGATGTACGCCCGGTGCGCGGCGCAGGTCACCGACGACCGGCTCGCCGGGCTCGACCTCTCCCGCTGGCGCACCGCCGTCGACGCGGCCGAACCGGTGTCGGGGGCCACCCTGCTGGCCTTCGCCGAACGCTTCGCCACGGCCGGGTTCGACCCGGCGGCGCTCGCCGTGGGGTACGGGCTCGCGGAGGCGACCCTGCTGGTGGCGGTGTCCGCGCCGGGTGAGGCGGTACGCGGGGCCGGCCGGGCCCCGGTGAGCTGCGGACCGGTGCGCGGCGCCGAGGTCCGCGTGGTCGATCCCGAGACGTTCGAGCCGCTGCCCGACGGGAGCGTGGGGGAGATCTGGCTGCGCGGCCCCGCCGTGACGGCCGGGTACTGGAACCGGCCCGTGCAGACGGCCGAGACGTACGGTCGGCGCACCGCCGCGGGAGAGGGCGGCTTCCTGCGCACCGGTGACCTCGGAATGCTGGCCGACGGCGAACTCGCCGTCACGGGACGCCTCAAGGACGTCATGCTCGTGGAGGGAGCCGCCGTCCACCCGCACGACCTGGAACGCGTACTCCTCGACAACGGCCGCTCCTTCGTCTCCGCCGCCGTCTTCGCCGTGAGCGAGCCGTCGGCCCCCGACCGTGTCGTCGTCGTCCAGGAGGTCAGGCCCACCGTGCGCACGACACCGGACCACCTGACGGACACCGTGCGCCGCAGCCTGGCCGACGAGTTCGGCGTGACTCCCCACGAGGTTCTCCTCGTGCGCCCCGGCACCGTCCGCCGCACCACCAGCGGAAAGATCCGCCGCTCGGCGGTGCGGACGATGTACCTGCGCGGGGAGCTCCGGCCCCTGTACGTGTCCGGGCGGGCGGGCGGATGA
- a CDS encoding PhoX family protein encodes MSDDTRTAAPAATAGGRDFQDLVTARLMSRRNLLVGGALVAAQFALSPAPAASAQPKTQPTGQGFDAVPVDSADRITVPAGYTVQTLAPWGAPLSAVGPAWRQDGGNTASEQARQIGSHHSGTHFFPMGRGAEGSRRGMLLINHESVDPTLLYAGQGAGAQAVTAEKVAKGLAAQGITAVEVQMRADGTWRPTGSARGARITGTTPVTFSGPLTTGHPALQTGDAPVGTLSNSGHGVTPWGSYLACEENTNGWFGTDDPAWRPTATQRRYGLSALGHGQRWHAAVPRFDLARTANEPNRFGWIVEVDPLDPSGSAPVKRTALGRFNHSSAAAGETRDGHVVVYSGDDEDGGYLYKFVGDAPWKSEHARGRSPLDHGVLHVARFREDGGGEWLPLAHGRSVLTAAHGWKDQADVLLRAREAADALGATRLDRPQQIAVSPRNGDVYCALANGAGGHTRAAGPRDANPYGHVIRWQEGPDTAAGFRWDVFVLAGDPAHDAAVGLDEAGTFASPKGLAFDSAGQLWIGTGVSAHSLHQEERRHENLGNNALLLADPRTGTVRRFLTAPRGAEVTGVTGTPDGRTLFVNIQHPGSSTAAWGAPTAGNPRAVSDWPDRERAGRPRSATIAVRRLDGGVIGAA; translated from the coding sequence ATGTCGGACGACACTCGGACGGCCGCGCCGGCCGCCACCGCCGGTGGCCGGGACTTCCAGGACCTGGTGACCGCCCGGCTGATGAGCCGCCGGAACCTGCTCGTGGGCGGCGCCCTCGTCGCCGCCCAGTTCGCGCTCTCGCCGGCCCCGGCGGCTTCCGCGCAGCCCAAGACCCAGCCGACCGGCCAGGGCTTCGACGCCGTCCCGGTCGACTCGGCGGACCGGATCACCGTTCCCGCGGGCTACACCGTCCAGACCCTCGCCCCCTGGGGCGCGCCGCTCTCCGCCGTCGGTCCCGCCTGGCGGCAGGACGGCGGCAACACCGCCTCCGAACAGGCGCGTCAGATCGGGTCGCACCACAGCGGGACACACTTCTTCCCGATGGGCCGGGGCGCCGAGGGCAGCCGGCGCGGCATGCTGCTGATCAACCACGAGTCGGTGGACCCCACCCTGCTGTACGCCGGCCAGGGCGCCGGGGCGCAGGCGGTGACCGCCGAGAAGGTGGCGAAGGGCCTGGCCGCACAGGGGATCACCGCCGTCGAGGTGCAGATGCGGGCCGACGGCACCTGGCGGCCGACCGGTTCGGCGCGCGGTGCCCGGATCACCGGCACCACACCCGTGACCTTCTCCGGCCCGCTCACCACCGGGCACCCCGCCCTGCAGACGGGTGACGCCCCGGTCGGCACCCTGAGCAACAGCGGACACGGCGTCACGCCCTGGGGCTCGTACCTCGCGTGCGAGGAGAACACCAACGGCTGGTTCGGTACGGACGACCCGGCCTGGCGGCCCACGGCCACGCAGCGCCGCTACGGCCTGAGCGCGCTCGGCCACGGGCAGCGCTGGCACGCCGCCGTGCCCCGCTTCGACCTCGCCCGCACCGCCAACGAGCCGAACCGGTTCGGCTGGATCGTCGAGGTCGATCCGCTGGATCCGTCCGGGAGCGCCCCGGTGAAGCGGACCGCCCTCGGCCGTTTCAACCACTCCTCGGCCGCGGCCGGCGAGACCCGCGACGGACACGTCGTCGTGTACAGCGGTGACGACGAGGACGGCGGCTACCTCTACAAGTTCGTCGGCGACGCCCCCTGGAAGTCCGAGCACGCCAGGGGCCGCAGCCCGCTGGACCACGGCGTCCTGCACGTCGCGCGCTTCCGCGAGGACGGCGGCGGCGAGTGGCTGCCGCTCGCGCACGGCCGGTCCGTGCTCACCGCCGCCCATGGCTGGAAGGACCAGGCCGACGTCCTGCTGCGGGCGCGCGAGGCGGCGGACGCGCTCGGCGCCACCCGTCTGGACCGTCCCCAGCAGATCGCCGTCAGCCCCCGGAACGGCGACGTCTACTGCGCGCTCGCCAACGGCGCGGGAGGCCACACACGCGCGGCGGGGCCCCGGGACGCGAACCCCTACGGCCACGTCATCCGCTGGCAGGAGGGACCGGACACCGCGGCCGGGTTCCGCTGGGACGTCTTCGTGCTGGCCGGCGACCCGGCGCACGACGCGGCGGTCGGGCTGGACGAGGCGGGCACGTTCGCCTCCCCCAAGGGGCTGGCCTTCGACTCCGCCGGACAGCTGTGGATCGGTACCGGTGTCTCGGCCCACTCGCTCCACCAGGAGGAGCGGCGACACGAGAACCTCGGCAACAACGCGCTCCTCCTCGCCGACCCCCGCACCGGCACGGTCCGCCGCTTCCTCACCGCACCGCGGGGCGCCGAGGTCACCGGAGTGACCGGCACTCCCGACGGACGCACCCTCTTCGTCAACATCCAGCACCCGGGCTCGTCGACGGCGGCATGGGGTGCTCCCACGGCCGGGAACCCGCGGGCGGTCAGCGACTGGCCCGACCGCGAACGGGCCGGCCGGCCCCGTTCGGCCACGATCGCCGTCCGCCGCCTCGACGGGGGCGTGATCGGCGCCGCCTGA
- a CDS encoding peptidoglycan-binding protein produces MPSLSSPSLVSPSPATRPPDRAAASARRLMAVFLTLAAALTALLTGPVPTAHAVDTGLLQRGLSGLSYLPRSGVDGAYGPQTRDSVRHFQRDNGLDADGDAGPKTTAALLAKVKLVQSAAGTSADGDYGTNTLDAVKSYQSRHGLEVDGIAGPQTMGEMNIDRIVSSGQGTGTGTETRLLQRNLAGLGYLPLSGVDGAYGPRTKNAVLSFQSDNDLEVDGIAGPQTKGALSAKVQRVQSAAGTSADGDYGPDTLSAVKSYQAGHSLEADGIAGPRTMAAMGIAREIGSTGPGGGPSGGSPTVPPLSGSVRDKIIQAARSQLGQEEWGNNCNPYGRCEAWCAHFASWAWQQAGINYHTAFSGDFYSYGRDHGTLRTDLRNASPKPGDVMLFGTGPSSTSTSVHVGVIEKDNGDGTVTTIEGNHNDRVERVTRRLVGGWPAYAIVSPSGG; encoded by the coding sequence ATGCCCTCCCTCTCCTCTCCCTCCCTCGTCTCTCCCTCCCCCGCCACCCGGCCACCGGACCGGGCGGCGGCCTCGGCCCGCAGGCTGATGGCCGTGTTCCTGACCCTCGCCGCCGCCCTGACGGCCCTGCTGACCGGACCGGTGCCGACCGCGCACGCCGTCGACACCGGCCTGCTCCAGCGGGGCCTGTCGGGCCTCAGTTACCTCCCGCGCAGCGGCGTCGACGGCGCGTACGGGCCGCAGACGCGTGACTCCGTACGGCACTTCCAGCGCGACAACGGCCTCGACGCGGACGGCGACGCCGGACCGAAGACGACGGCCGCCCTGCTGGCCAAGGTGAAGCTGGTGCAGTCCGCGGCCGGTACGTCCGCCGACGGCGACTACGGCACGAACACCCTCGACGCCGTGAAGTCCTACCAGTCCCGCCACGGCCTGGAGGTCGACGGCATCGCCGGCCCCCAGACCATGGGCGAGATGAACATCGACCGGATCGTCTCCAGTGGGCAGGGCACCGGCACCGGCACCGAGACCCGGCTCCTCCAGCGGAACCTGGCCGGTCTGGGCTATCTGCCGCTGAGCGGTGTGGACGGCGCCTACGGACCCCGTACCAAGAACGCCGTGCTGTCCTTCCAGAGCGACAACGACCTGGAGGTGGACGGCATCGCCGGCCCGCAGACCAAGGGCGCCCTGTCGGCGAAGGTGCAGCGGGTGCAGAGCGCGGCCGGCACGTCCGCCGACGGCGACTACGGCCCCGACACCCTGAGCGCAGTGAAGTCCTACCAGGCCGGGCACAGCCTGGAGGCGGACGGCATAGCGGGCCCGCGGACCATGGCGGCCATGGGCATCGCCCGCGAGATCGGCAGCACCGGCCCCGGCGGCGGCCCCAGCGGTGGCAGCCCGACCGTGCCCCCGCTGTCGGGCAGCGTCCGCGACAAGATCATCCAGGCGGCGCGCTCCCAGCTCGGCCAGGAGGAGTGGGGCAACAACTGCAATCCGTACGGCCGGTGCGAGGCCTGGTGCGCGCACTTCGCCAGCTGGGCCTGGCAGCAGGCCGGGATCAATTACCACACGGCGTTCAGCGGGGACTTCTACTCCTACGGGCGCGATCACGGCACGCTCCGCACGGATCTGCGCAACGCCTCGCCCAAGCCGGGCGATGTGATGCTCTTCGGTACCGGCCCTTCGAGCACCTCCACGAGCGTCCACGTCGGTGTGATCGAGAAGGACAACGGTGACGGCACCGTCACCACGATCGAGGGCAACCACAACGACCGGGTGGAGCGCGTCACCCGCCGGCTCGTCGGCGGCTGGCCCGCGTACGCGATCGTCTCCCCCTCGGGCGGCTGA
- a CDS encoding helix-turn-helix domain-containing protein translates to MSDQTKAAGGTASARTQLSTEMRRIKEASQLSFGRLADRTHYSRSSWERFLNGKQLPTAVAVEQLAAVAGADPEPLLDLLARAVSAPAGDAPAAAAPAAARQVQATPAQTTPVQTTPVQTAAVRTASEAAAEEPTAPAVADAPQAAVRPAHERPRPEWRRRFGVIGYITAGALMGSIATGLAFSSTTDGGRSPGATGEPADTRKGGGGDQAANLVPGAGDIQVKCTSDTCLRHDPQAMECHWDATTAKSTFLRGMHIQLRYSAACQSVWGRIEGGAVGDKVIIKDARGTELEALIRFEHDSYTKMLAVSGETPLASMSVCGAIPAEKQMQCAPEGAVQQP, encoded by the coding sequence ATGTCTGACCAGACGAAGGCGGCAGGTGGTACGGCGTCGGCGCGTACCCAATTGAGCACGGAGATGCGCAGGATCAAGGAAGCCTCGCAACTCAGCTTCGGCCGGCTGGCCGACCGGACGCACTACAGCCGCTCGTCGTGGGAGCGATTCCTCAACGGGAAGCAGCTGCCGACCGCCGTCGCCGTCGAGCAGCTCGCGGCCGTGGCGGGAGCGGACCCGGAGCCGCTGCTCGACCTGTTGGCGCGGGCCGTCTCCGCCCCGGCGGGCGACGCGCCGGCCGCGGCCGCACCGGCCGCGGCCCGGCAGGTGCAGGCCACGCCGGCGCAGACCACGCCGGTGCAGACCACGCCGGTGCAGACCGCCGCGGTGCGGACCGCGTCGGAGGCCGCGGCCGAGGAGCCGACGGCGCCCGCGGTGGCGGATGCCCCGCAGGCAGCGGTCCGGCCGGCGCACGAGAGACCCAGGCCGGAGTGGAGACGAAGATTCGGCGTGATCGGATACATCACCGCGGGAGCCCTGATGGGCTCGATCGCGACCGGCCTCGCCTTCTCCTCCACCACGGACGGGGGCCGCTCCCCGGGAGCGACGGGGGAACCGGCCGACACCAGGAAGGGCGGGGGCGGCGACCAGGCCGCGAACCTCGTCCCGGGAGCCGGTGACATCCAGGTCAAGTGCACGTCCGACACCTGCCTGCGCCACGATCCCCAGGCCATGGAATGCCATTGGGACGCGACGACGGCCAAGAGCACCTTCCTGCGGGGCATGCACATCCAGCTCCGCTACAGCGCGGCCTGCCAGTCGGTATGGGGGCGCATCGAAGGCGGGGCCGTCGGCGACAAGGTGATCATCAAGGACGCCAGGGGGACGGAGCTGGAAGCCCTGATCCGCTTCGAGCACGACTCGTACACCAAGATGCTCGCGGTCTCCGGCGAGACCCCCCTCGCGTCGATGAGCGTGTGCGGGGCCATTCCGGCGGAGAAGCAGATGCAGTGCGCGCCCGAAGGGGCCGTCCAGCAGCCCTGA
- a CDS encoding peptidoglycan recognition protein family protein gives MLTIVTREEWGARPRKKPETLSFSPWRGGVVVHHLGPGKEAQSRHDDCAAHVRDIQRMQMDPPFWSSKDTYDDIAYNYLVCNHGIVFEGRGSDVRSAANGAEPPSKVKIPGANQDYFAVCGMMALEDEVHGEMVATIRELVGWLRSNAQAGPLVRGHLDVFDTECPGKLYPYLTSGAFLPPGGGDDGPTPPKPSQPLFYYSRSQWGARPPKEVTRVPLSERTGFTVHYSDGPTSQTVRAIQNYHMDGQGWSDIGYNFLVDRDGRIYEGRGWDVVGAHATGHNTTHIGACFIGYDGDATPRALSALRALYNAANANTGRTLTPTWHGGLSGQSTQCPGPGLRAWVQGGMQATSIPVREGTGGIGGSGGGTGAGGGGMTSVRSVASQQQAVNGRGYSPALTVDGIWGPHTDAGVRWLQTKLGVGADGLWGPATEAAYASGSGGTGGGGGGMTSVRSVSSQQQAVNGYGYSPALTVDGIWGPHTDAGVRWLQTKLGVGADGLWGPATEAAYNGGLDNGAALTVDGSFGPATVKATQRAIGVTVDGQWGPDSVRGLQRHLNTWSGAGLVVDGAAGPATYKALQTHLNKMTGAGLAVDGAWGPATVKALQTALNRGQF, from the coding sequence ATGCTCACCATCGTCACCCGCGAGGAATGGGGCGCCCGCCCCCGCAAGAAGCCCGAGACGCTCTCCTTCTCGCCCTGGAGGGGCGGCGTCGTCGTCCACCACCTCGGCCCCGGCAAGGAGGCGCAGAGCCGTCACGACGACTGCGCCGCGCACGTGCGCGACATCCAGCGCATGCAGATGGACCCGCCGTTCTGGTCGTCGAAGGACACGTACGACGACATCGCCTACAACTACCTCGTCTGCAACCACGGCATCGTGTTCGAGGGCCGGGGATCCGACGTGCGCTCGGCCGCCAACGGGGCGGAGCCCCCCAGCAAAGTCAAGATCCCCGGTGCCAACCAGGACTACTTCGCCGTCTGCGGGATGATGGCCCTGGAGGACGAGGTCCACGGGGAGATGGTGGCCACCATCCGCGAGCTGGTCGGCTGGCTGCGGTCGAACGCCCAGGCCGGTCCCCTGGTCCGGGGTCACCTGGACGTCTTCGACACCGAATGCCCCGGAAAGCTCTACCCGTACCTTACGAGCGGCGCGTTCCTTCCCCCCGGCGGCGGCGATGACGGCCCGACGCCGCCGAAGCCGAGCCAGCCGCTGTTCTACTACTCGCGCAGCCAGTGGGGCGCCCGCCCGCCGAAGGAGGTCACGCGGGTCCCCCTGTCGGAACGGACCGGATTCACCGTGCACTACTCGGACGGTCCCACGTCCCAGACGGTCCGGGCGATCCAGAACTACCACATGGACGGCCAGGGCTGGTCGGACATCGGCTACAACTTCCTCGTCGACCGGGACGGCCGCATCTACGAGGGCCGGGGCTGGGACGTCGTCGGCGCGCACGCCACGGGTCACAACACCACCCACATCGGCGCCTGTTTCATCGGATACGACGGGGACGCGACCCCGCGGGCCCTCTCGGCGCTCCGCGCCCTGTACAACGCGGCCAACGCCAACACCGGCCGGACGCTGACCCCGACCTGGCACGGCGGCCTCTCGGGGCAGTCCACCCAGTGTCCGGGACCCGGTCTGCGGGCCTGGGTGCAGGGCGGGATGCAGGCGACCAGCATCCCGGTCCGGGAGGGCACGGGCGGAATCGGCGGCTCGGGCGGCGGTACGGGCGCTGGCGGCGGCGGGATGACGTCGGTGCGCTCCGTCGCCTCCCAGCAGCAGGCGGTCAACGGACGCGGCTACAGCCCCGCACTCACCGTGGACGGCATATGGGGCCCCCACACCGACGCGGGCGTCCGCTGGCTCCAGACGAAACTCGGCGTCGGCGCCGACGGCCTGTGGGGACCCGCCACCGAAGCCGCGTACGCCTCGGGCTCCGGCGGTACGGGCGGTGGTGGCGGCGGGATGACGTCGGTGCGCTCGGTCTCCTCCCAGCAGCAGGCGGTCAACGGATACGGCTACAGCCCCGCACTCACCGTGGACGGCATATGGGGCCCCCACACCGACGCGGGCGTCCGCTGGCTCCAGACGAAACTCGGCGTCGGCGCCGACGGCCTGTGGGGACCCGCCACCGAAGCCGCGTACAACGGCGGCCTCGACAACGGCGCCGCCCTGACCGTCGACGGATCCTTCGGCCCGGCGACCGTCAAGGCCACCCAGCGGGCGATCGGCGTCACGGTCGACGGCCAGTGGGGGCCGGACTCCGTCCGGGGGCTCCAGCGTCACCTCAACACGTGGAGCGGGGCCGGCCTGGTCGTGGACGGCGCCGCGGGCCCGGCGACGTACAAGGCCCTGCAGACGCACCTCAACAAGATGACCGGTGCGGGCCTGGCGGTGGACGGCGCCTGGGGCCCCGCGACGGTGAAGGCACTCCAGACGGCGCTGAACCGGGGCCAGTTCTAG